Proteins from a genomic interval of Falco rusticolus isolate bFalRus1 chromosome 7, bFalRus1.pri, whole genome shotgun sequence:
- the LYSMD4 gene encoding lysM and putative peptidoglycan-binding domain-containing protein 4, with amino-acid sequence MRLNESRTRSFQAPVTIHNYPGRQVYVFPNGQSDSEESEEELNVMELRPRGKEQQRCSTSQDRAGDVVLLEREITEDDNLNKLALQYGCKVADIKRVNNFIREQDLYALKSIKIPVKPHGLLTENGRELKPLPTAPSQTGLTVLDLPEPDDGVSSSADGRHLSDYFRGIDKNIQDAVQAEVQLNTEYCMEALERPPPELGKQETSNGADCGIQWWNAVFIMLLIGIVLPVFYIIYFKTQGLVAHTSNTMLTSDISTDGLEGKLPQSSAVEKKS; translated from the exons ATGAGGCTGAATGAGAGCCGGACAAGATCCTTCCAGGCTCCTGTCACCATCCATAATtacccaggcaggcaggtgtATGTGTTTCCCAATGGCCAGTCTGATTCGGAAGAGTCAGAGGAGGAACTCAATGTTATGGAATTGCGACCAAGAGGCAAGGAGCAGCAGCGATGCAGCACTTCTCAGGACAGAGCTGGAGATGTGGTACTTCTGGAACGAGAGATTACAGAGGATGATAATCTTAACAAGCTAGCCTTGCAGTATGGTTGTAAA GTTGCAGATATCAAACGCGTCAACAACTTCATCCGGGAGCAGGACTTGTATGCACTGAAGTCCATCAAGATCCCCGTGAAGCCCCACGGGCTGTTAACGGAGAACGGCAGAGAGCTAAAGCCGCTCCCAACTGCGCCCTCCCAGACCGGCCTGACGGTTTTGGACTTGCCAGAGCCTGATGACGgtgtgagcagctctgctgacgGCAGGCACCTGAGCGACTACTTCAGGGGGATTGACAAGAACATTCAGGACGCAGTGCAGGCGGAGGTCCAGCTAAACACAGAGTACTGCATGGAAGCGCTGGAGAGGCCGCCGCCTGAGTTGGGGAAGCAGGAGACCAGTAATGGTGCGGACTGTGGAATCCAGTGGTGGAACGCAGTTTTTATTATGCTCCTGATAGGAATTGTCCTGCCAGTATTTTATATcatctattttaaaacacaaggCCTGGTGGCCCATACCTCCAACACTATGCTAACCTCAGATATTTCAACAGATGGATTGGAAGGGAAATTACCACAAAGCtcagctgtagaaaaaaaatcctaa